From Hymenobacter sedentarius, a single genomic window includes:
- a CDS encoding GAF domain-containing DNA-binding protein encodes MTPPKRTTQADSALRQVNEPERMDVLQSYQVLDTAPEPVFNDLTQLAAFICGTPMSLVSLIDGERQWFKAKVGLNASETPREHAFCQYAMRASDVYEVPDATADARFVNNPLVTGDPNIRFYAGAPLLSPEGQPLGTLCTLDTVPRELSPDQREALRILARQVMAHLELRRVRLQLEDERQKLEGVLRMANNSGDSLYANTRSEIFVKQDQRLVRIATADLQYVEALGDYVNLYTTRERLTVYGTMKDLETKLPVRDFARVHRKYIVRLDRIVAIEADVALLDGVRDASLSRLPVRVPIGSSYKPGLLGRLNLV; translated from the coding sequence GTGACCCCACCCAAGCGTACCACCCAAGCGGATTCGGCCCTGCGCCAAGTAAACGAGCCGGAACGCATGGATGTGCTTCAGAGCTACCAGGTGCTGGACACTGCCCCGGAGCCGGTCTTTAACGACCTGACGCAGCTGGCGGCGTTTATCTGCGGCACGCCCATGTCGCTGGTGTCTTTGATTGACGGGGAACGGCAGTGGTTTAAAGCCAAAGTGGGCCTGAACGCCAGCGAAACGCCGCGCGAGCACGCCTTCTGCCAGTACGCCATGCGGGCCAGCGACGTGTACGAAGTGCCCGACGCCACCGCCGACGCCCGCTTTGTTAACAACCCGCTCGTGACCGGCGACCCCAACATCCGCTTCTACGCGGGTGCGCCGCTGCTATCGCCCGAAGGCCAGCCCCTGGGCACGCTCTGCACCCTCGACACCGTGCCCCGCGAGCTAAGCCCCGACCAGCGCGAGGCCCTGCGCATCTTGGCCCGTCAGGTAATGGCCCACCTGGAGCTGCGGCGCGTCCGCCTTCAGCTCGAAGACGAACGCCAGAAGCTCGAAGGCGTGCTGCGCATGGCCAACAACTCCGGCGATTCGCTTTACGCCAATACCCGCTCAGAAATTTTTGTCAAGCAGGACCAGCGCCTGGTGCGCATTGCCACCGCCGACCTGCAGTACGTCGAAGCGCTGGGCGACTACGTGAACCTGTACACCACCCGCGAGCGGCTCACGGTGTACGGCACCATGAAGGACCTGGAAACCAAGCTGCCGGTTCGCGACTTTGCCCGCGTGCACCGCAAGTACATTGTGCGGCTCGACCGCATTGTGGCCATCGAGGCCGATGTGGCCCTGCTCGATGGCGTGCGCGACGCCAGCCTGAGCCGCTTGCCGGTGCGGGTGCCCATCGGTAGCTCCTACAAACCCGGCCTGCTCGGGCGGCTGAATCTGGTGTAG
- a CDS encoding Sec-independent protein translocase subunit TatA/TatB codes for MQTPFILFLGDIGGSELMLIMVVILIFFGANKIPELARGLGKGIREFKDASTEIRREFEQAGQPTPPNYPQPQPTYDAQNHYPAPAPAVPPAPVADTGSGLEPWAAPATASVAPTADADYSFEKKADEPAPPVAPTLPPNLAPEGTQPRQPYIPASPNPNA; via the coding sequence ATGCAAACTCCTTTCATCCTCTTCCTAGGCGACATCGGCGGCTCCGAGCTCATGCTGATAATGGTCGTCATCCTCATTTTCTTTGGGGCCAATAAGATTCCTGAGCTGGCGCGGGGCCTGGGCAAAGGCATCCGCGAGTTCAAGGACGCCAGCACCGAAATCCGCCGCGAGTTTGAGCAGGCTGGCCAGCCCACGCCGCCCAACTACCCGCAGCCCCAGCCCACCTACGACGCGCAGAACCACTACCCCGCGCCTGCCCCTGCGGTGCCTCCGGCGCCGGTAGCCGATACCGGCTCGGGGCTCGAGCCTTGGGCGGCGCCCGCCACGGCTTCCGTTGCGCCCACGGCCGATGCCGACTATTCTTTTGAGAAGAAAGCCGACGAGCCGGCGCCGCCCGTGGCGCCCACGCTGCCGCCCAACCTGGCGCCCGAAGGCACCCAGCCCCGGCAGCCCTACATTCCGGCGTCGCCCAATCCCAACGCATAA
- a CDS encoding tetratricopeptide repeat protein, with the protein MRQVVLSLMFWWGLAAVGYAQPMEGATSPPDKLTRKEQRALEKQQREASKKQAEAQAKRGTAPLSERDREHSEALFVEGVKYVLLEDYPKALENLLKAYALNPDNAAINYKIAEANLQSGNLRDATNYAEAATRLDPKNAYYYLLLATIQAGQKQYEGATKTYAALIKQVPNSGSYLFNLADLYLAQNKLPEALTTLEQAEKEFGQVDEISFKKQQIYLKQNKLDQALAEGEKLIRANPNEPRYVLAQAEMYASNNRLPDALRVAQQALRLEPENPQAHMILAEVYRQQNQPDEAAQQLKLAFASPALDIDERVRILVGYIKQLPNPKEAVNQLARDLAAATIKIYPKDAKSYAVAGDIQTLTEHKKEARNTYLQALRYDNSKFQIWQQVVLIDAELNQTDSLLVHTDRALELFPNQASLWFYNGVAYMLKKQPQKGVKALEHGRKLVVNNPELLGQFDAQLGDAYHEMKDYAKSDAAYEAALVSDPNNVQVLNNYSYFLSLRGEKLDKAKQMSGKVVKQFPDNDTYLDTYAWVLYKMKDYAGAKAALEKALPKTKDASVVEHYGDVLYQLGEKDKAVAEWQRARKMGVASDLLERKLKDRKLYE; encoded by the coding sequence ATGCGTCAAGTTGTTCTTAGTCTGATGTTTTGGTGGGGGCTGGCAGCGGTAGGCTATGCGCAGCCCATGGAGGGTGCTACCTCTCCGCCTGATAAGCTGACCCGCAAAGAACAGCGGGCCCTGGAAAAACAACAGCGCGAAGCCAGCAAGAAGCAGGCTGAGGCTCAGGCCAAACGGGGCACCGCGCCGCTTTCGGAGCGCGACCGCGAGCACAGCGAGGCCCTGTTTGTGGAGGGCGTGAAGTACGTGCTGCTGGAGGACTACCCCAAGGCCCTCGAGAACCTGCTGAAGGCCTACGCGCTGAACCCAGACAACGCGGCCATCAACTACAAGATAGCCGAGGCCAACCTGCAAAGCGGCAACCTGCGCGACGCCACCAACTACGCCGAGGCCGCCACCCGCCTCGACCCGAAAAATGCCTATTACTACCTGCTGCTGGCCACCATTCAGGCCGGCCAGAAGCAGTACGAGGGGGCCACCAAAACCTATGCGGCCCTCATCAAGCAGGTGCCCAACTCCGGCAGCTACCTGTTCAACTTAGCCGACCTGTACCTGGCCCAGAACAAGCTGCCCGAGGCCCTGACCACCCTGGAGCAGGCCGAAAAGGAGTTTGGGCAAGTCGACGAAATCTCCTTCAAAAAGCAGCAGATTTACCTCAAGCAGAACAAGCTGGACCAGGCCCTGGCCGAAGGCGAGAAGCTCATTCGGGCCAACCCCAACGAGCCCCGCTACGTGCTGGCCCAGGCCGAGATGTACGCCAGCAACAACCGCCTGCCCGATGCCTTGCGCGTAGCCCAACAAGCCTTGCGCCTCGAGCCCGAAAACCCCCAAGCCCACATGATTCTGGCCGAGGTGTACCGACAGCAAAACCAGCCCGACGAAGCGGCCCAGCAGCTCAAGCTGGCCTTCGCCAGCCCGGCCCTGGACATCGACGAGCGGGTGCGCATCCTGGTGGGCTACATCAAGCAGTTGCCCAACCCCAAGGAAGCGGTGAACCAGCTGGCCCGCGACTTGGCCGCGGCCACCATCAAGATTTACCCCAAGGACGCCAAGTCCTACGCCGTGGCCGGCGACATCCAAACCCTGACCGAGCACAAGAAAGAGGCGCGCAACACGTACTTGCAAGCCCTGCGATACGATAACTCCAAGTTCCAAATCTGGCAGCAGGTGGTGCTGATAGATGCGGAGCTGAACCAGACCGACTCGCTGCTGGTGCACACCGACCGTGCCCTGGAGCTGTTTCCCAACCAGGCGTCGCTGTGGTTCTACAACGGCGTGGCGTATATGCTGAAAAAGCAGCCCCAGAAAGGCGTGAAGGCCCTGGAGCACGGCCGGAAACTGGTAGTGAACAACCCGGAATTGTTGGGCCAGTTCGACGCGCAGCTGGGCGACGCCTACCACGAGATGAAGGACTACGCCAAGTCGGACGCGGCCTACGAAGCCGCGCTGGTCAGCGACCCCAACAACGTGCAGGTGCTGAACAATTATAGCTACTTCCTGTCGTTGCGAGGCGAAAAGCTCGACAAGGCCAAGCAGATGTCGGGCAAGGTGGTGAAGCAGTTTCCCGATAACGACACTTACCTCGACACCTACGCCTGGGTTCTGTATAAAATGAAGGATTACGCAGGCGCCAAAGCCGCCCTGGAAAAGGCCCTGCCCAAAACCAAAGACGCTTCCGTGGTGGAGCACTACGGCGATGTGCTGTACCAGCTCGGCGAAAAGGACAAAGCCGTGGCCGAGTGGCAGCGCGCCCGCAAAATGGGCGTGGCTTCGGACCTGCTGGAGCGCAAATTGAAAGACCGAAAACTGTATGAATAA
- the gatA gene encoding Asp-tRNA(Asn)/Glu-tRNA(Gln) amidotransferase subunit GatA, whose product MKRFHSLSEVRSELAAGTTSCRQLVEYYLGNIERQQHLNAFLEVWPDEARAQADAVDAKLAAGTAGPLAGMVLGIKDVLAYAGHSLQSSSLMLDGFKSLFTGTAVQRLLDADAIIIGRQNCDEFAMGGSNETSYFGPARNAADPDRVPGGSSGGSAVAVQADMCLASIGSDTGGSVRQPAAFCGVVGLKPTYSRVSRYGLVAFASSFDQIGPITRSVQDAALLLEVMAGPDGMDSTASQREVPAYSQQLTPAPHYRIGYIADAIDSEGLNPEIKAALETQLDILRGQGHVVEAVDFPYLDFMIPTYYILTTAEASSNLGRFDGVKYGYRAPDATDLESLYKKSRAQGFGAEVQRRILLGTFVLSANYYDAYYTKAQRVRRLIKDKTDELLRQYDFLVLPTTPTTAFKIGEKQDPVSMYLADIFTVQASLAGVPAISVPVGEDAAGLPIGLQVMAGAFREAELLAFASVLTEEVLA is encoded by the coding sequence TTGAAGCGTTTTCATTCTTTATCCGAAGTTCGTAGCGAGCTGGCGGCGGGCACCACGTCCTGCCGGCAGCTCGTTGAGTATTACCTGGGCAACATCGAGCGCCAGCAGCACCTCAACGCCTTCCTGGAGGTGTGGCCCGACGAGGCCCGCGCCCAGGCCGATGCCGTGGACGCCAAGCTGGCTGCCGGCACGGCCGGACCGCTGGCCGGCATGGTCCTCGGCATCAAGGACGTGCTGGCGTACGCCGGGCACTCGCTGCAAAGCAGCAGCCTGATGCTCGACGGCTTTAAGTCGCTCTTCACCGGCACGGCCGTGCAGCGCCTACTCGACGCCGACGCCATCATCATCGGCCGGCAGAACTGCGACGAGTTTGCTATGGGCGGCTCAAATGAAACGTCCTACTTCGGCCCGGCCCGCAACGCTGCCGACCCCGACCGGGTGCCCGGCGGCTCGTCGGGCGGCTCGGCCGTGGCCGTGCAGGCCGATATGTGCCTGGCTTCCATCGGCTCCGATACCGGTGGCTCGGTGCGTCAGCCGGCCGCCTTCTGTGGTGTCGTTGGGCTAAAACCCACGTACTCGCGTGTTTCGCGCTACGGCTTGGTGGCGTTTGCGTCGTCGTTCGACCAGATTGGGCCCATCACCCGCTCGGTGCAGGACGCCGCGCTGCTTTTGGAAGTAATGGCCGGCCCCGACGGCATGGACAGCACCGCCAGTCAGCGCGAGGTGCCGGCCTACAGCCAGCAGCTCACGCCCGCGCCGCACTACCGCATCGGCTACATCGCCGACGCCATCGACAGCGAAGGCCTGAACCCCGAAATCAAGGCTGCGCTGGAAACCCAGCTCGACATCCTGCGCGGCCAGGGCCACGTGGTAGAGGCCGTGGACTTTCCGTACCTCGATTTCATGATTCCGACCTATTACATCCTCACCACGGCCGAAGCGAGCTCCAACTTGGGCCGCTTCGACGGGGTGAAGTACGGCTACCGCGCCCCAGATGCCACGGATTTGGAGTCGCTTTACAAAAAGAGCCGCGCCCAGGGCTTCGGAGCCGAGGTGCAGCGGCGCATTCTGCTGGGCACCTTCGTGCTCAGCGCCAACTACTACGACGCCTACTACACCAAAGCCCAGCGCGTGCGCCGGCTGATTAAGGACAAAACCGACGAGCTGCTGCGCCAGTACGATTTCCTGGTGCTGCCCACCACGCCCACCACGGCCTTCAAAATTGGCGAGAAGCAGGACCCCGTGTCCATGTACCTGGCCGACATTTTCACGGTGCAGGCCTCGCTGGCGGGCGTGCCGGCCATCTCGGTGCCGGTAGGGGAGGATGCCGCCGGCTTGCCAATCGGCTTGCAGGTGATGGCCGGTGCTTTCCGTGAAGCCGAGCTACTGGCTTTTGCCAGCGTGCTTACGGAAGAGGTGCTGGCGTAG
- the tatA gene encoding twin-arginine translocase TatA/TatE family subunit, translating into MLHSLFLIGSFGTTEMLLILFVVILLFGAKRIPELFKGMGQGVREFKDASKAEESQQPQFRDQPTAPPVQPPYQQPYPQQGYPQPGAAPQQGYQQPVPPVFNPNDPNNQPRH; encoded by the coding sequence ATGCTTCATTCCCTGTTTCTAATTGGTAGCTTCGGAACAACCGAAATGCTGCTTATCCTGTTTGTGGTCATCCTGTTGTTCGGGGCCAAGCGTATTCCCGAGCTGTTCAAAGGTATGGGCCAAGGCGTGCGTGAGTTCAAGGACGCCAGCAAGGCGGAAGAGAGCCAGCAGCCTCAGTTCCGCGACCAGCCCACGGCTCCGCCCGTGCAGCCGCCTTATCAGCAGCCCTATCCCCAGCAAGGCTACCCCCAGCCGGGAGCGGCGCCGCAGCAGGGCTACCAGCAGCCGGTGCCCCCCGTTTTCAACCCCAACGACCCGAATAATCAGCCGCGCCACTAA
- a CDS encoding DUF4292 domain-containing protein: MNKLTLLLALGLLLGSCHRKAVPTTSANGPGTSVSVAEPSVRATNTTFTFLNAKGKAQINMKGQKQGANVTLRMRRDSIIWISAGLVGVEGVRAVLTHDSVRVLNKLEKTYFSGGYDYLSKLLNVPVSFAQMQALLLGDYLPAPTGTTPKVATEEAGRQRVSYPLAGVMIERLLQATTGRVQQLKVSDDSTKRNLTVDYTDFRPLDEQANLPFAHATFIQAQQAALGVITAAINYTKVNAGRERLAFPFVIPKGYKRQK, encoded by the coding sequence ATGAATAAACTCACTTTGCTGCTGGCCCTGGGGCTGCTGTTGGGCAGCTGCCACCGCAAAGCGGTACCCACTACCTCGGCCAACGGCCCGGGCACTTCGGTATCCGTGGCTGAGCCGTCGGTGCGGGCCACCAACACCACGTTTACCTTCCTGAATGCCAAGGGCAAGGCCCAAATCAACATGAAGGGCCAAAAGCAGGGCGCCAACGTGACGCTGCGCATGCGCCGCGACAGCATCATCTGGATTTCGGCGGGCCTGGTAGGCGTAGAGGGCGTGCGCGCCGTGCTCACCCACGACTCGGTGCGGGTGCTCAACAAGCTGGAGAAAACCTATTTTTCGGGCGGCTACGACTACTTGAGCAAACTGCTGAACGTGCCCGTCAGCTTTGCCCAGATGCAGGCGCTGCTGCTCGGCGACTACCTGCCGGCGCCCACCGGCACCACCCCCAAAGTAGCCACCGAAGAGGCCGGCCGCCAGCGCGTAAGCTACCCCTTGGCGGGCGTCATGATTGAGCGCCTGCTGCAGGCCACTACTGGCCGCGTGCAGCAGCTCAAGGTGAGCGACGATTCCACCAAGCGCAACCTCACCGTTGATTACACCGATTTTCGGCCCCTGGATGAGCAAGCCAACCTGCCCTTTGCGCACGCTACCTTTATCCAAGCTCAACAGGCTGCGCTGGGCGTGATTACGGCGGCCATTAATTACACCAAGGTGAACGCCGGGCGCGAGCGCCTCGCCTTTCCCTTTGTAATCCCCAAAGGCTACAAGCGGCAGAAATAA
- a CDS encoding murein hydrolase activator EnvC family protein, which yields MGKPSAGQGRGRWMLLCLLSLWLAVPAAAQQRSKKQPTKSTKAKPRTAARTARPKSKAQLERERLANLRQIQQTSQALNQTQEKKKVSLGQLHVITEKLTVKKQVIQGISTQLQGIETNVHQTAKQVLQTQQTLSELKAEYARLLYTASKTASGFNQLMFLFAADSFNQFALRLRYIRQYTEERQRQAARIMGAQYRLHEQLTGLTQQQQRKSRLLSSQLNENKNLLTLKSKEDEMVQQLSQQEQGLRQELEEHRRSVVRLDNLIAERVREEIARAARAARLAAKREAALAAARTARAAAARRAAAPSPRREPDAPASANAAESDNATAAPESDAPETAAEAAADRRAVRVALTPETALLSSSFAGNRGRLPWPVGRGFISQRFGRHPHPVLKNVTVENRGVDIQTGAGEAVRACFDGKVLTIANIAGMNTIVMIQHGDFFTVYAKLRSVNVHEGQRVSAREVIGTVATDGEGTSEVQFQVWHNSANLNPESWLGHR from the coding sequence TTGGGTAAACCCAGTGCCGGGCAGGGCCGCGGGCGGTGGATGCTGCTGTGCTTGCTGAGTTTGTGGCTGGCCGTGCCCGCTGCTGCCCAGCAGCGGAGCAAGAAGCAGCCCACCAAAAGCACCAAGGCCAAACCGCGCACGGCTGCCCGCACGGCCCGCCCCAAAAGCAAGGCCCAGCTGGAGCGCGAGCGCCTGGCCAACCTGCGCCAGATTCAGCAAACCAGCCAGGCGCTGAACCAAACCCAGGAAAAAAAGAAAGTGAGTTTGGGCCAACTGCACGTCATCACCGAAAAGCTGACGGTGAAAAAGCAGGTTATCCAGGGGATTTCGACCCAGCTGCAGGGCATCGAAACCAACGTGCACCAAACGGCCAAGCAGGTGCTGCAAACCCAGCAAACCCTGAGCGAGCTAAAGGCCGAATACGCACGTCTGCTTTACACGGCGTCCAAAACGGCCAGCGGCTTCAACCAGCTGATGTTTTTGTTTGCGGCGGATTCGTTCAACCAGTTTGCCTTGCGGCTGCGCTATATCCGGCAGTACACCGAAGAGCGGCAGCGCCAGGCGGCCCGCATCATGGGCGCACAGTACCGGCTGCACGAGCAGCTCACGGGCCTCACGCAGCAGCAGCAACGCAAAAGCCGGTTGCTCAGCAGCCAGCTCAACGAGAATAAAAACCTACTGACCCTGAAGTCCAAAGAGGATGAAATGGTGCAGCAGCTCAGCCAGCAGGAGCAGGGCCTGCGCCAGGAGCTGGAAGAGCACCGCCGCTCGGTGGTGCGCCTCGACAACCTGATTGCCGAGCGCGTGCGCGAAGAAATTGCCCGCGCCGCCCGCGCGGCCCGCCTAGCTGCTAAGCGTGAAGCCGCTCTGGCCGCCGCCCGGACGGCCCGCGCCGCTGCGGCCCGCAGGGCGGCCGCCCCCAGCCCGCGCCGTGAGCCCGACGCCCCCGCCAGTGCCAATGCCGCGGAAAGCGACAACGCCACGGCCGCGCCCGAATCCGACGCGCCCGAAACGGCCGCCGAGGCCGCGGCCGACCGCCGGGCCGTGCGCGTGGCCCTCACGCCCGAAACGGCGCTACTGTCGTCTTCCTTTGCCGGCAACCGCGGCCGGCTGCCCTGGCCCGTGGGGCGTGGGTTTATCAGCCAGCGCTTTGGGCGGCACCCGCACCCGGTGCTGAAAAACGTGACCGTCGAAAACCGGGGCGTCGACATCCAGACCGGTGCCGGCGAGGCCGTGCGGGCCTGCTTCGACGGCAAGGTGCTCACCATTGCCAACATCGCCGGCATGAACACCATCGTGATGATTCAGCACGGCGACTTCTTCACGGTATATGCCAAGTTGCGGTCGGTGAACGTGCACGAAGGCCAGCGCGTGAGCGCCCGGGAGGTCATCGGCACCGTGGCTACTGATGGCGAAGGCACATCGGAAGTGCAGTTTCAGGTGTGGCACAACTCGGCCAACCTTAATCCGGAAAGCTGGTTGGGCCACCGCTAG
- a CDS encoding LysM peptidoglycan-binding domain-containing protein, giving the protein MKQGIMRVKTIRGGRLWLALVLPWLLLKTTDTKAQQVPKPSAADPVNSTMPALLGDTVRVRLELQPDSLVAAPMGPEAIDSARLEWLRTPPTMRDLVCDRVSCFETDVPHQFNNSVMAYVTLFTARNRSYLQRVLERENLYFPLFEKYLAQYNLPLDLKYLAVVESALIPTAKSPVGATGLWQFMGPTAGDLRLKRDEWIDERMAPEKATEAACKHLRYLYGVFHDWELVLAAYNWGAGSVQRVMRRTGKKTFWDLYPHMPAETRNYVPTFTAIMYSMKYAEAHGLRTANLNYQRAEPLDTLGLRGQAFDLRRLSRACGYEDSLYLSRFNPELRRAALPAGYRPYVVRYPAAAAEHLGDVDRATLLDYCQPTEALPLPLAFLPPRLEGVEPWTSRPLLAATEGPRVGEEDAAPRFRRVPHKVRRGETLASLAERFEVSQAQLRRWNELPKGRPLKPGKQLVIFVPLPAPRTPTPATEAAAAPEAVAVVARPLRPTVSPEELAARKAQAEANAREVARLQDIARQEKAQEARLVAIRQRQAIKQAAAEVQARAAARRLAQAQAAEAADDSVPVSAEQPTGAYTVRKGDNLTKLAHQHNVSVAQLVAWNGLDSETVAAGQRLVFEAPAADAAPEAPRKQAKATAKAVAAAEPARAPGQSLGAPQIHLVQPGDTLFNISRRFGVSVKVLRELNHLTSDEVKLGQKLLVPQG; this is encoded by the coding sequence ATGAAGCAAGGGATTATGCGAGTGAAAACAATCCGGGGTGGCCGTCTGTGGCTCGCGCTGGTGCTGCCTTGGCTGCTGCTGAAAACGACAGACACCAAGGCCCAACAAGTGCCGAAGCCCAGCGCTGCGGACCCGGTAAACTCCACCATGCCAGCGCTGTTGGGCGATACCGTGCGGGTGCGCCTGGAGCTGCAGCCCGATTCGCTGGTGGCCGCGCCCATGGGCCCGGAGGCCATCGACTCGGCGCGCCTGGAGTGGCTGCGCACGCCCCCTACCATGCGCGACCTAGTGTGCGACCGGGTGAGCTGCTTCGAAACCGACGTGCCCCACCAGTTCAACAACTCGGTGATGGCCTACGTGACGCTGTTTACGGCCCGCAACCGCAGCTACCTGCAGCGGGTGCTGGAGCGCGAAAACCTGTATTTCCCCCTCTTCGAGAAGTACCTGGCGCAGTACAACCTGCCCCTCGACTTAAAGTACCTGGCCGTGGTGGAATCGGCCCTGATTCCTACAGCGAAGTCACCGGTGGGCGCCACCGGCCTGTGGCAGTTTATGGGCCCCACCGCCGGCGACCTGCGCCTGAAACGCGACGAGTGGATAGACGAGCGGATGGCGCCTGAAAAAGCCACCGAAGCCGCCTGCAAGCACCTGCGCTACCTCTACGGCGTGTTTCACGACTGGGAGCTGGTGCTGGCGGCCTACAACTGGGGCGCCGGCAGCGTGCAGCGCGTGATGCGCCGCACCGGCAAGAAGACCTTCTGGGACCTGTACCCGCACATGCCGGCCGAAACGCGCAACTACGTGCCCACCTTCACGGCCATCATGTATAGCATGAAATACGCCGAAGCCCACGGCTTGCGCACCGCTAACCTGAACTACCAGCGCGCCGAACCCCTGGATACTTTGGGCTTGCGGGGTCAGGCGTTCGACCTACGCCGCCTGAGCCGGGCCTGCGGGTACGAAGACTCCTTGTACCTCAGCCGCTTCAACCCGGAACTGCGGCGGGCCGCGCTGCCGGCCGGGTACCGCCCCTACGTGGTGCGGTACCCGGCTGCCGCTGCCGAGCACCTGGGCGATGTTGACCGGGCTACTTTGCTGGACTACTGCCAGCCCACAGAGGCCCTGCCGCTGCCGCTGGCTTTCCTGCCCCCGCGCCTCGAAGGCGTGGAGCCGTGGACGAGTCGGCCGCTGTTGGCGGCCACCGAAGGCCCGCGCGTCGGCGAGGAAGACGCCGCGCCGCGCTTCCGGCGGGTGCCCCACAAAGTGCGCCGGGGCGAAACCCTGGCCAGTCTGGCCGAGCGATTTGAAGTAAGCCAGGCGCAGCTGCGCCGGTGGAACGAGCTGCCCAAAGGCCGGCCGCTCAAGCCCGGCAAGCAGCTGGTGATATTTGTGCCCCTGCCGGCGCCGCGCACCCCCACGCCGGCTACAGAAGCAGCCGCCGCGCCTGAAGCCGTCGCCGTTGTTGCGCGGCCGCTGCGCCCAACTGTTTCGCCCGAAGAGCTAGCCGCCCGCAAGGCGCAAGCCGAAGCCAATGCCCGCGAGGTGGCGCGGTTGCAGGACATAGCGCGCCAGGAAAAAGCGCAGGAAGCGCGCCTGGTGGCCATTCGGCAGCGGCAGGCCATCAAGCAAGCGGCAGCCGAAGTACAGGCTCGGGCGGCAGCCCGCCGCCTGGCGCAAGCCCAGGCCGCCGAAGCCGCCGACGACTCCGTACCGGTTTCGGCCGAGCAGCCCACCGGTGCTTACACGGTGCGCAAAGGCGACAACCTGACCAAACTAGCCCACCAGCACAATGTGAGCGTGGCTCAACTGGTGGCGTGGAACGGGCTGGATTCGGAAACGGTGGCCGCGGGACAGCGGTTGGTATTCGAGGCGCCGGCCGCTGATGCTGCGCCCGAAGCCCCGCGCAAGCAGGCCAAAGCAACTGCCAAAGCCGTGGCGGCTGCCGAGCCGGCCCGGGCCCCGGGGCAGTCCCTGGGGGCGCCGCAGATCCACCTGGTGCAGCCGGGCGATACCTTGTTTAACATTTCGCGCCGCTTTGGGGTGAGCGTGAAGGTGCTGCGCGAGCTCAACCACCTCACCTCCGACGAGGTGAAGCTGGGCCAGAAGCTGCTGGTGCCGCAAGGGTAG